One window from the genome of Paenibacillus azoreducens encodes:
- a CDS encoding N-acetylmuramoyl-L-alanine amidase codes for MKLLRTIQWKKLSLALTVASLAVAGFTPGLPASFKVSPSVYAEQVKTNSLQEAFESAAQEFGVPVSILMSVSYNLSRWEHHNGQPSTSGGYGIMHLTELPQQDNEDHKGTDDEDYTSALSNDPSLHTLSEAAQLLDVDLDILKRDPVSNIRGGAALLAKYAQETLGKVPESESDWYGAVAKYSGSQDSGAALKFANNVFDTIQQGMSRQTTDGQTLNLPSKEVKPNLDTVQTLHLRPTKPDTAECPRNLHCNFVPAAYQQNGDDPSDYSNYDLADRPKFGPAIRYIVIHDTEETYQDTLNIFTNPNSNVSAHYVIRSSDGQITQMVKNKDVPWHAGNWYFNMHSIGVEHEGFAMEGATWFTERLYRSSAALVRYLGEKYDIPLDRAHIIGHNEVPGLTPARQSVMHQDPGPFWDWEHYMDLVGSPIRSKHGIKGIVTIKPDFKTNQPEINDAPSQPSNFLYLYKEPDFNAELIDDPALVSQNKKDGFSVGAKATVGQTFSLADKQGDWTAIWFGGQKVWFYNPKGKNTVAGKGTLITPKAGAASIPVYGAAYPEAAAYPAEITPNVLVPLQYTISQGQSYVAVDKDKSDYYYAPVFTNDPYATNKLVKGKEEFYRIYFNHRFAFVKASDVEKVRKPSVNAEENDD; via the coding sequence TTGAAATTACTGCGAACAATCCAATGGAAGAAGCTGTCGCTCGCGCTCACAGTCGCCTCATTGGCGGTTGCTGGGTTCACACCCGGACTGCCTGCTTCATTCAAGGTCTCACCTTCTGTCTATGCAGAGCAAGTCAAGACGAATTCGCTGCAAGAAGCCTTCGAATCCGCTGCTCAGGAGTTTGGGGTACCTGTGAGCATTCTGATGTCCGTTTCCTACAATCTTTCCAGATGGGAACATCATAATGGCCAACCCAGTACTTCAGGCGGATACGGTATCATGCATTTGACTGAATTGCCGCAGCAGGATAACGAAGACCATAAGGGAACCGACGACGAAGATTACACATCGGCTTTGTCGAATGATCCGAGCCTTCATACACTGTCTGAGGCAGCGCAGCTATTGGATGTCGATCTGGACATACTGAAGCGGGATCCTGTGAGCAATATTCGGGGCGGAGCCGCATTGCTGGCGAAATACGCGCAGGAAACCCTCGGCAAAGTGCCGGAATCGGAATCCGATTGGTATGGTGCCGTAGCCAAATACAGCGGTTCTCAAGATTCGGGGGCCGCCCTGAAGTTTGCCAATAATGTATTTGATACGATTCAGCAGGGAATGTCGCGGCAAACTACGGATGGACAGACGCTCAATCTTCCATCCAAGGAGGTAAAGCCTAACCTTGATACCGTTCAAACGCTTCATCTCCGTCCAACGAAACCCGATACCGCCGAGTGCCCTCGCAATCTCCATTGCAATTTTGTTCCAGCAGCCTATCAGCAGAACGGGGATGACCCGTCGGATTATTCCAATTATGATCTTGCCGACCGTCCCAAATTTGGTCCTGCTATCCGCTATATCGTCATTCATGATACCGAAGAAACTTATCAGGATACGCTTAATATATTTACCAATCCAAATTCGAATGTCAGCGCGCACTATGTTATCCGTTCGTCCGACGGCCAGATCACGCAAATGGTCAAAAATAAGGATGTACCATGGCATGCAGGCAACTGGTATTTCAATATGCATTCCATTGGCGTAGAGCATGAGGGCTTTGCTATGGAGGGAGCGACTTGGTTTACCGAGAGACTTTACCGCTCTTCTGCTGCATTAGTTCGATATTTAGGGGAGAAATACGATATTCCGCTCGATCGGGCCCATATTATCGGTCATAATGAAGTACCGGGTTTAACTCCTGCACGTCAAAGTGTTATGCATCAGGATCCCGGCCCTTTCTGGGATTGGGAGCACTACATGGATTTGGTTGGATCGCCGATCCGCTCCAAGCATGGTATCAAAGGCATTGTGACAATCAAACCTGATTTTAAGACCAATCAGCCGGAAATCAATGATGCGCCTTCTCAGCCGTCTAACTTCCTTTACTTATATAAAGAGCCCGACTTTAACGCTGAGCTGATTGATGATCCCGCCCTTGTCTCACAGAACAAGAAAGACGGGTTCAGCGTAGGAGCCAAGGCTACCGTAGGGCAAACCTTCTCGCTTGCCGACAAGCAGGGGGATTGGACTGCGATCTGGTTCGGAGGACAGAAAGTTTGGTTCTATAACCCGAAAGGAAAAAATACGGTTGCAGGCAAGGGAACCTTGATCACTCCGAAAGCCGGCGCAGCTTCCATTCCGGTTTATGGGGCAGCTTATCCGGAAGCCGCCGCATATCCTGCCGAAATCACGCCTAATGTGCTGGTTCCACTGCAGTACACCATCTCGCAAGGACAGTCGTACGTTGCCGTGGACAAAGACAAAAGCGATTATTATTATGCTCCGGTATTCACGAATGACCCTTATGCGACCAATAAGCTGGTCAAGGGCAAAGAAGAGTTCTACCGAATATATTTCAATCACCGTTTTGCCTTTGTGAAAGCCTCTGATGTCGAGAAGGTACGAAAGCCGTCGGTGAATGCAGAAGAAAATGATGACTGA
- a CDS encoding histidine phosphatase family protein, which translates to MEQVIYLLRHGETELNTQGRYQGELDSSLTAEGIEQVKNNSRLLKLLINDPNEWEIISSPLGRAEQSAKIICEAIGYDWKKVTTDDRLREVSVGDWAGLTIKEIGDSWPELIKNTDNYNWYFNSPNGESYDSVVERVSDWLESIKNKEKVIAVSHGLTGRVLRGVYKNLEKDQALKLEVSQNTFFKLSGQNIQRYCLEFDEF; encoded by the coding sequence TTGGAACAGGTAATATATTTACTAAGGCATGGGGAAACAGAATTGAATACCCAGGGAAGATATCAAGGAGAACTTGACTCATCGTTAACCGCAGAAGGAATTGAACAAGTTAAAAATAATTCAAGGTTGTTAAAGCTGTTAATTAATGATCCCAATGAGTGGGAGATTATTTCAAGTCCATTAGGCAGGGCAGAGCAAAGCGCGAAAATAATATGCGAAGCAATTGGATATGATTGGAAAAAGGTGACTACTGATGATCGATTAAGAGAAGTTTCCGTGGGTGACTGGGCGGGTTTAACGATAAAGGAAATTGGAGATTCTTGGCCAGAACTTATTAAAAATACAGATAACTATAACTGGTATTTCAATTCTCCAAACGGAGAGAGTTATGACTCTGTAGTAGAAAGAGTATCAGATTGGCTAGAGAGTATTAAAAATAAAGAAAAGGTCATTGCTGTGTCTCACGGACTTACAGGGCGGGTATTAAGGGGAGTCTACAAAAATTTAGAAAAAGATCAAGCATTGAAGTTAGAAGTATCTCAGAACACTTTCTTTAAATTGAGCGGTCAAAATATACAAAGGTATTGTTTGGAATTTGATGAATTTTAA
- a CDS encoding ATP-binding cassette domain-containing protein, with protein sequence MKNMNGIEMNTASAEWAVEARGLVKNFGDNRAVDGVDLNVRAGTIYGVLGPNGAGKTTTIRMLATLLRADAGTTRIFGYDAAKEPNIVRQLIGVTGQYASVDESLSATENLVIFSRLLGLSRAEAKRKAEELLEEFSLTEAAKRPLKNFSGGMRRRLDLAASLIAQPPLIFLDEPTTGLDPRTRNQMWDTIRRLVKTGSTVLLTTQYLQEADELADRIAVIDRGRVVAEGTVNELKASVGTSSLHLSIQNPQDIQDARRTVERVLQVQSAVSPEGGRITAPMADADRVTDLLIALREAGIPLAEMSVQKPTLDEVFLTITGHGVQGDESKAHFHEAKEVRV encoded by the coding sequence ATGAAAAATATGAACGGAATTGAAATGAATACGGCGAGTGCTGAATGGGCAGTTGAAGCGCGGGGGCTCGTCAAAAATTTTGGGGATAATCGTGCGGTGGATGGCGTGGATTTGAACGTGCGTGCAGGCACGATTTACGGCGTGCTTGGTCCGAATGGGGCAGGCAAAACGACCACGATTCGCATGTTGGCAACCTTACTGCGGGCGGATGCAGGTACGACGCGCATTTTCGGGTATGATGCGGCGAAGGAGCCCAATATCGTACGCCAGCTGATCGGAGTGACCGGTCAATACGCTTCGGTGGATGAGTCGCTTAGCGCTACCGAGAATCTGGTTATTTTCTCCCGTCTCCTGGGCCTCAGCCGTGCAGAAGCGAAGCGCAAAGCAGAAGAATTGCTGGAGGAATTCAGCTTGACGGAAGCCGCGAAGCGCCCGCTCAAAAACTTCTCCGGCGGTATGCGCCGCCGGCTGGATTTGGCGGCAAGCCTCATTGCGCAGCCGCCGCTGATCTTCTTGGACGAACCTACCACCGGACTGGATCCACGGACCCGTAACCAAATGTGGGATACGATCCGGCGCTTGGTTAAGACGGGATCGACCGTGCTGCTAACGACGCAGTACCTGCAGGAGGCGGATGAACTGGCGGACCGGATCGCGGTAATCGACCGCGGCCGGGTAGTCGCGGAGGGAACCGTGAATGAACTTAAAGCGTCCGTGGGCACATCTTCCCTGCACTTGAGCATCCAAAATCCGCAAGACATTCAAGATGCCCGCCGGACGGTCGAGCGGGTGCTCCAAGTCCAATCTGCGGTATCGCCGGAAGGCGGTCGGATTACCGCTCCGATGGCAGATGCCGACCGGGTTACGGATCTGCTTATCGCTCTTCGCGAGGCGGGAATCCCGCTGGCTGAGATGAGCGTACAAAAACCGACCCTTGACGAGGTCTTCCTGACCATTACCGGTCATGGGGTTCAAGGGGACGAATCCAAAGCTCACTTCCATGAAGCGAAGGAGGTAAGAGTATGA
- a CDS encoding histidine phosphatase family protein produces MSIYFIRHGIDDEGFRGGWSQRGLVVEGFRQSEKLGRYLKENQTDFNITRIISSDLQRAIDTSNEIAREIDLPVESSDCWRETNNGVIAGMPHEIVNERYPGLYFSALQMDERYPGGESPLEFFTRISETFSKLCKEQESAHHAENVIVVTHGGVINVIYHTLKGLMWTNKSIKFPASYTSIHKIEYQDGKWGFAFENLVPHI; encoded by the coding sequence ATGTCAATTTATTTTATTAGGCATGGTATAGATGATGAAGGCTTTAGAGGTGGTTGGAGTCAACGGGGGCTTGTAGTTGAGGGTTTTAGACAATCGGAGAAGCTTGGCCGTTATCTCAAGGAAAACCAAACCGACTTTAACATAACTCGAATCATTAGTAGCGATTTGCAACGCGCTATAGATACATCAAACGAGATAGCCAGAGAGATTGACTTGCCTGTTGAAAGCAGCGACTGTTGGAGAGAAACCAACAACGGCGTAATAGCTGGGATGCCTCACGAAATAGTAAATGAACGCTATCCAGGTCTATATTTCTCGGCCTTACAGATGGATGAAAGATACCCTGGGGGAGAAAGCCCGCTTGAGTTTTTCACGCGAATAAGTGAGACGTTTTCGAAATTATGTAAAGAGCAGGAAAGTGCACATCATGCTGAAAATGTAATTGTCGTAACTCATGGTGGGGTAATAAATGTCATATACCATACCTTAAAAGGTTTGATGTGGACAAATAAAAGCATCAAATTTCCGGCTTCATATACTAGTATACATAAAATTGAGTATCAAGATGGTAAATGGGGTTTTGCATTTGAAAATCTTGTTCCACACATATAG
- a CDS encoding SDR family oxidoreductase, producing the protein MNVRQLFDLTGKTAIVTGGGRGLGAQIAQGLAEAGANLVLCSRKVETCRETAVRIEQDTGVTCHAMACDVRNPDDVRRVVEESVESYGRIDILVNNSGASWGAPAVEMPFEAWNKVIDINVTGTFLMSQAVGRMMIKQGGGKIINIASVAGLSGTDPHMLDAVGYNTSKGAIIALTKDLAAKWGKHQIRVNAIAPGFFPTKMTRDVIHHGGEQILRRTSLGRLGSESDLKGSAVFLASDASNYITGVILPVDGGMSAT; encoded by the coding sequence ATGAATGTCAGGCAATTATTTGACCTAACGGGCAAGACTGCAATCGTCACCGGCGGCGGGCGGGGGCTTGGGGCGCAAATCGCGCAAGGCCTGGCCGAGGCGGGGGCTAATCTGGTCCTGTGTTCGAGGAAAGTGGAAACATGCCGTGAGACGGCCGTCCGCATCGAGCAGGATACGGGCGTAACATGCCATGCGATGGCTTGCGATGTCAGAAATCCGGATGATGTACGGCGGGTGGTTGAAGAATCCGTGGAGAGCTATGGCCGCATCGATATTTTAGTCAATAACAGCGGGGCCTCATGGGGAGCGCCCGCCGTCGAGATGCCCTTCGAAGCATGGAACAAAGTCATCGATATTAACGTGACGGGTACTTTTCTCATGTCGCAGGCGGTCGGCCGGATGATGATCAAGCAGGGCGGAGGCAAGATCATCAACATTGCTTCCGTGGCGGGGCTCAGCGGAACCGATCCGCATATGCTGGATGCCGTCGGCTACAACACGAGTAAAGGAGCGATCATTGCGTTGACCAAAGATCTGGCCGCCAAATGGGGCAAGCATCAGATTCGCGTCAATGCAATTGCGCCCGGATTTTTCCCGACTAAGATGACCCGGGATGTCATCCATCATGGGGGCGAGCAAATCCTCCGCCGTACTTCGCTTGGTCGGCTCGGTTCGGAAAGTGATCTCAAGGGAAGTGCCGTATTTCTGGCGTCGGACGCTTCGAATTACATCACCGGAGTCATTCTGCCCGTAGATGGAGGTATGTCAGCGACGTAG
- a CDS encoding VOC family protein, translated as MSGIQGNALKAVCSVYVPVRNPLKSAQWWQRNFGLEYAVPYNAAEDQAILKLSDGQWLHLVETVGAIDNQFPNKAGYEMFRLTFEVRQIEVLHDHLKKNDVRIEELQDRDSCGINFVFYDPDGNKFDVNECVNVHRTSEEVHKVKAHLFNLVR; from the coding sequence ATGTCGGGAATTCAAGGAAATGCTTTAAAGGCAGTTTGTTCGGTTTACGTGCCGGTTAGAAATCCGTTGAAGTCGGCGCAATGGTGGCAGCGTAATTTTGGATTAGAGTACGCGGTGCCATATAATGCAGCAGAGGATCAAGCTATATTGAAGTTATCTGATGGCCAATGGCTGCACTTGGTAGAAACGGTAGGGGCAATTGATAATCAATTCCCCAATAAAGCTGGTTATGAAATGTTCAGGCTAACTTTTGAAGTGAGGCAGATCGAGGTATTGCATGACCATCTGAAAAAAAATGATGTGAGAATCGAAGAACTTCAGGATCGCGATAGTTGTGGAATCAACTTTGTATTTTACGATCCGGATGGTAATAAATTTGACGTAAACGAATGCGTAAATGTGCATCGAACATCCGAGGAAGTGCATAAAGTAAAGGCTCATTTATTCAATCTTGTCAGATAA
- a CDS encoding sigma-70 family RNA polymerase sigma factor: MNVKQEVKKAKKGDHEAFIRLVLEIKLKMYGLAFSILGRDEDCADAIQETILKAYKSLHTLRKPEFFNTWIFRILINECHQVLRNKKRLVPVDNLDEIDKPRPPTDYDAVDIRDAVEQLEEQQQIVIQLFYFQDMPLLAVAELLGITENAVKGRLFRARRQLLQILGDTPERKVAHESK, translated from the coding sequence GTGAATGTAAAACAAGAGGTGAAAAAAGCAAAGAAGGGGGATCATGAAGCATTTATCCGGCTTGTACTTGAGATCAAGCTGAAGATGTACGGGCTGGCTTTTTCGATTCTCGGCAGAGACGAAGATTGTGCGGATGCCATACAGGAGACGATTCTCAAGGCGTACAAATCGCTGCATACGCTGAGAAAGCCGGAGTTTTTTAATACCTGGATATTCCGTATTTTAATAAACGAATGTCATCAGGTGTTAAGAAATAAAAAACGATTGGTCCCAGTGGACAATTTGGATGAAATAGATAAACCGAGACCACCAACCGATTACGATGCAGTCGATATACGGGATGCTGTTGAGCAGCTTGAGGAGCAGCAGCAAATTGTCATTCAGCTATTTTATTTTCAGGATATGCCATTGCTGGCTGTAGCTGAACTGCTCGGAATAACGGAAAATGCAGTCAAAGGGCGACTGTTCAGGGCACGCCGGCAGCTGCTTCAAATACTGGGCGATACCCCGGAAAGGAAGGTAGCGCATGAATCTAAATGA
- a CDS encoding VOC family protein: MNNDFLTKLEHMQIPVQDLNESINWYVSNLGFQLTGKSEEHHHAFLTLEEGPMLMLWETKEDTNANFIFNGQTMPVLLYNTKQVHKLHDHLKSIGVEITFFQNEGFGWVLKFLDPNGNMWGVIQLS, translated from the coding sequence ATGAATAATGACTTTCTAACAAAATTAGAACACATGCAGATTCCAGTCCAAGATCTAAATGAATCAATCAATTGGTACGTATCGAACCTCGGTTTCCAATTAACAGGTAAGTCAGAAGAACATCATCATGCATTTTTAACATTAGAAGAAGGTCCAATGTTGATGTTATGGGAGACCAAAGAAGATACAAATGCAAATTTCATATTTAATGGGCAGACAATGCCGGTTTTGCTCTATAACACAAAGCAAGTACATAAATTACACGATCACTTGAAATCAATTGGAGTAGAAATTACCTTTTTTCAAAATGAAGGATTTGGATGGGTTCTAAAATTCCTTGACCCGAATGGGAACATGTGGGGAGTAATTCAATTAAGTTAA
- a CDS encoding CHAP domain-containing protein — protein MICFRNMEYCVTSRIESIRVLVNEMLQTMDSSVEKSNACVYLYGVSTFASMLAMKRGQNSELAAIAGLLHHYYFYKTGIAEFPGPNSSEAVRPLIRDIKIFSNEERMIILQAIFYQDDRKQIHGPYEEIIKDAIVLQMFFQTTGSQTYHLDAHRLQNVLDELAIPCEFEVSRIDKASIPEDTGDRRRKLADISEALAGKNIIGIPGDEQYREICMYWPDTGIYKILRGSWCAAFVYHCCRQAGILLPIRYPNGIYRFAGVGAWLEWARLPETGFFHIDGQEGFSPQRGDIVIYEKLLSENSHDHIGIILACDEKEILVAEGNRDNMNYSSVFRRKRYHCILGYIRIDNDYQFNFNGYLQSDFLVE, from the coding sequence ATGATTTGTTTTAGAAATATGGAGTATTGTGTGACTTCACGGATCGAAAGTATTCGAGTACTTGTTAATGAAATGCTACAAACAATGGACAGCTCAGTTGAAAAATCAAATGCCTGTGTTTATCTTTACGGGGTATCAACTTTTGCATCGATGCTTGCTATGAAGAGAGGACAAAATTCAGAACTCGCTGCAATCGCGGGATTGCTTCACCATTATTATTTCTATAAAACCGGAATTGCTGAATTTCCTGGTCCCAACAGTTCAGAGGCGGTGAGGCCATTAATAAGAGATATCAAGATTTTTTCGAATGAAGAGCGGATGATCATCCTTCAGGCAATATTTTATCAGGATGACAGAAAGCAAATTCATGGACCGTATGAAGAAATCATTAAGGATGCCATTGTGCTTCAGATGTTCTTTCAGACTACTGGCAGTCAAACATACCATTTAGATGCACACAGACTTCAAAATGTGTTAGACGAATTGGCAATTCCATGTGAATTTGAAGTGTCAAGAATAGATAAAGCATCGATACCCGAAGATACTGGCGATAGACGTCGTAAATTGGCCGATATATCGGAAGCGCTCGCGGGGAAAAACATTATCGGTATACCGGGAGACGAGCAGTATCGGGAAATCTGCATGTATTGGCCAGATACCGGTATATATAAAATACTCAGAGGCAGCTGGTGCGCAGCATTTGTCTACCACTGTTGCAGACAAGCCGGAATTTTATTGCCAATTCGATATCCGAATGGCATCTATCGATTTGCTGGAGTTGGCGCATGGTTAGAGTGGGCCCGGCTACCTGAAACGGGATTTTTCCATATTGATGGGCAGGAAGGCTTTTCGCCGCAGCGAGGTGACATCGTCATCTATGAAAAGCTTTTATCCGAAAACTCTCATGATCATATCGGGATTATACTAGCTTGTGATGAAAAGGAAATTTTAGTTGCAGAAGGTAACCGAGACAATATGAACTACTCTAGTGTGTTTCGCAGAAAGCGGTATCATTGCATTCTTGGATATATCCGCATAGACAATGATTACCAATTTAACTTTAATGGTTACTTACAATCCGATTTTTTAGTTGAGTGA
- a CDS encoding TetR/AcrR family transcriptional regulator yields MPKKVDHTERKEQIAAAVWRVILKHGIDKTSIQQIAEEANISVGLVQHHFVAKDELIYYAMKLVLDRMGERARARTSAFTGSNEEAVRRLMRFIIPMNNEEVMEAKVWLSFLGKSFSNPELHTLQQEMDNYTRHLMGMILSLMEELGYLTAESNREFELELLYGFLDGLVIHVLQSPEHYSEDRVDQLIDYYLATKKGAGSHA; encoded by the coding sequence ATGCCAAAGAAAGTGGACCACACAGAGAGGAAGGAACAGATCGCAGCTGCGGTCTGGCGCGTTATATTAAAACACGGAATCGATAAAACATCCATCCAGCAAATTGCCGAGGAAGCGAACATCTCGGTCGGACTTGTACAACATCATTTCGTGGCAAAGGATGAATTGATTTATTATGCGATGAAATTAGTATTGGACCGGATGGGGGAACGAGCCAGGGCTCGTACGAGCGCTTTCACAGGTTCGAATGAAGAAGCAGTGAGAAGGCTAATGAGGTTCATTATCCCGATGAACAATGAAGAAGTAATGGAGGCGAAGGTTTGGCTCTCTTTCCTGGGCAAATCTTTCAGTAATCCTGAACTCCATACATTGCAACAGGAGATGGATAACTATACAAGGCATTTGATGGGGATGATTCTATCTCTAATGGAGGAGCTAGGTTATCTGACAGCGGAAAGCAATAGGGAATTTGAATTAGAGCTTCTCTACGGCTTCCTTGATGGATTGGTCATTCACGTTCTTCAGTCGCCAGAACACTATTCTGAAGACAGGGTGGATCAACTTATTGATTATTATTTAGCGACAAAAAAAGGGGCGGGATCGCATGCCTAA
- a CDS encoding ABC transporter permease, translated as MNTNTMTKIANRKLRSRTSFSQSVRNSLTMAYRGLLKIRRTPEQLFDVTLQPIIFTLMFTYIFGGAISGNVQNYLPIIIPGILVQTVITTSIVTGVQLREDMDKGVFDRFKSLPIARIAPLAGALLADTIRYTIATVLTFTMGYVMGYRPEGGLGYVALAALLVIACSWAMSWIFAFFGVIARTASSVQGISMIVLFPLTFLSNAFVPAETLPNWLQWFSKINPISHLVTAVRDLANSGTAGWDLGISLIGAAVIVAVFAPITVRAYMRRT; from the coding sequence ATGAACACCAATACCATGACGAAGATTGCCAATCGTAAACTCCGCAGCAGAACGAGCTTCAGCCAATCGGTCCGCAACTCTTTAACGATGGCTTACCGCGGCCTGCTGAAAATTCGGCGCACACCTGAACAGCTGTTTGACGTTACGCTTCAGCCGATCATTTTCACTTTAATGTTTACCTATATTTTCGGCGGGGCGATTTCCGGAAACGTGCAAAATTATTTGCCGATCATCATTCCGGGGATTCTTGTCCAGACGGTCATTACAACCTCCATTGTTACCGGCGTTCAGCTTCGCGAGGATATGGATAAAGGAGTATTCGACCGGTTCAAATCACTGCCAATCGCTCGCATTGCTCCGCTTGCGGGAGCTTTGTTGGCAGATACGATCCGGTATACGATTGCGACGGTCCTGACTTTTACGATGGGATACGTTATGGGTTATCGGCCTGAGGGGGGGCTGGGCTACGTCGCCCTTGCCGCACTGCTAGTTATTGCGTGCTCGTGGGCAATGAGCTGGATCTTCGCCTTCTTTGGCGTCATTGCGCGTACGGCTTCAAGCGTACAGGGCATTTCGATGATCGTGCTGTTCCCGCTCACGTTCCTCTCCAATGCTTTTGTACCGGCGGAGACCCTGCCTAACTGGCTCCAATGGTTTTCGAAAATCAATCCGATTTCGCATCTCGTTACTGCCGTCAGGGATCTCGCCAACTCCGGCACCGCAGGTTGGGATTTAGGAATCTCCCTAATCGGGGCCGCTGTGATTGTGGCAGTGTTTGCACCTATCACCGTGCGTGCATATATGCGCCGGACATAA
- a CDS encoding DUF4179 domain-containing protein: protein MNLNDIEMKLLDRRASVPDELPEIVNERMAEAFRELPSLTVKRKSKWMYIYGSAAAVLVLCLALLGSAFVSPAMAKSLKGIPFFQDLFELTHYIGLQTADEKGMMDEPNVSVTHHGVTLRIPKLVYSGSNIYFVLEQDTIDHQFNNRNYSVGGKVNGESVDMTISQGTMKNWGRTGTPAAAVVTISHSDYSSKDGTPYRFPNEFMLNLKITLVGMEKDTFVFDIPVKKNETATKVVTSDDPPKEWKDFKISLGRIEITPVMTRLTMNEDYSKRDITKQRDRLWYILEDQDGNQVDSTRGAFGRGIPGTTMVAMNMDMDPFERMPKKIKIIPYFYSSETDKITIIPELIFTVPVNQ from the coding sequence ATGAATCTAAATGATATTGAAATGAAGTTGTTGGATCGCCGTGCATCAGTTCCGGACGAGCTACCGGAGATTGTAAATGAGCGGATGGCTGAGGCATTTCGTGAATTGCCGTCCTTAACCGTTAAAAGGAAAAGCAAGTGGATGTATATTTATGGCTCGGCTGCCGCCGTTTTAGTGCTTTGCTTAGCTCTGTTGGGTTCAGCGTTTGTTTCGCCGGCAATGGCCAAATCGCTAAAGGGGATTCCTTTCTTCCAGGATCTGTTTGAACTAACCCATTACATCGGTTTGCAAACCGCCGACGAGAAAGGCATGATGGATGAGCCCAATGTGAGCGTAACTCATCATGGGGTAACGCTGCGGATACCTAAGCTCGTTTATTCAGGATCAAACATTTATTTTGTGCTGGAACAGGATACCATAGACCATCAATTTAACAATCGAAACTACAGTGTCGGAGGTAAGGTCAACGGGGAGAGTGTCGATATGACCATATCCCAGGGGACGATGAAAAATTGGGGACGTACAGGCACTCCTGCGGCAGCAGTAGTGACAATCAGCCATTCCGATTATAGCTCCAAGGATGGTACTCCCTACCGCTTCCCGAATGAATTTATGCTGAATCTTAAGATTACCCTGGTAGGGATGGAGAAAGATACGTTTGTTTTTGATATCCCCGTCAAGAAAAATGAAACGGCGACAAAGGTCGTGACATCGGACGATCCGCCAAAGGAATGGAAAGATTTCAAAATCTCTCTCGGAAGGATTGAAATCACGCCCGTCATGACCCGGCTGACCATGAATGAGGATTACAGCAAGCGGGATATCACTAAACAGAGGGACAGGCTGTGGTATATACTTGAGGATCAGGACGGCAATCAGGTAGATTCCACCAGGGGCGCATTTGGACGCGGCATTCCCGGTACGACAATGGTTGCAATGAATATGGATATGGACCCGTTTGAGCGGATGCCGAAGAAAATCAAGATCATTCCATACTTTTATTCTAGTGAAACCGATAAGATAACGATTATACCAGAATTGATCTTTACGGTACCAGTCAACCAATAA
- a CDS encoding GNAT family N-acetyltransferase, with protein MYNAEKRTITTERLTLRPFELSDADRVCEFCNNYNIYKSTLTLPYPYPLESAISWIRTHEDNFNNNESYEFAITDKYTNELYGAIGLTNNKIHRNGELGYWIGEEYWGNGFATEAAKAVIEFAFSEKHYHKVYARYFASNPGSGRVMEKCGMVKEGLLLQHIYKENKFEDLIYYGIVNTEV; from the coding sequence ATGTACAATGCAGAAAAAAGAACGATAACGACTGAAAGACTGACGTTAAGACCTTTTGAATTATCCGATGCGGATCGTGTATGTGAGTTCTGCAACAACTATAATATCTACAAAAGCACGTTAACTCTGCCTTATCCATATCCTTTGGAATCTGCAATATCATGGATTCGAACACATGAAGATAATTTTAACAATAATGAATCATATGAGTTTGCCATAACGGATAAATATACAAATGAGCTGTATGGAGCCATCGGACTCACAAATAACAAAATACATAGAAATGGCGAACTTGGATATTGGATCGGTGAGGAATATTGGGGTAACGGATTTGCAACAGAAGCAGCAAAAGCTGTTATTGAGTTTGCTTTTTCAGAAAAGCACTACCACAAAGTATATGCGAGATATTTTGCCTCAAATCCCGGTTCCGGACGAGTAATGGAAAAATGCGGCATGGTGAAGGAAGGTCTTTTACTACAGCATATTTATAAGGAAAATAAATTTGAAGACCTTATTTATTATGGAATCGTGAACACTGAAGTGTAG